A window of the Haloquadratum walsbyi C23 genome harbors these coding sequences:
- a CDS encoding branched-chain amino acid ABC transporter permease yields MGIAETYTRGRRFAVTRPGSILLAIVGFILLFDLAGQLTSGQITFSSVGSLIWDGLMRGLVIGLAGIGLSMTYSILNFANFAHGDYITAGAFSGWATTYLIAGLGRADVGALLLVGAGGSVFGGTLGINVIGTPFAIIAGIIVAGIAAVGLTLAVDKIAYKPIRDESGIALLITSVGVAFALRYLMQFVFGPSVRGTTSQPASLSLYFIDGVVRVNTHDAALIIIGGALMLGVHLLLQRTKLGKAMRAMSDNEDLARVTGIPTEQVVRSVWVIGGGLTGIAGYMFILWKGTLGFNDGWLLLLLIFAAVILGGIGSIYGAITGGLVIGLTASVSVIWIPSTFARATAFIMMIVILLVKPSGIFSGRSTA; encoded by the coding sequence ATGGGTATCGCCGAGACATACACACGTGGTCGACGGTTTGCGGTCACCCGACCCGGGTCCATTCTCCTCGCAATTGTTGGATTCATCTTATTGTTTGATCTTGCGGGGCAACTCACATCGGGGCAGATAACATTCAGCAGTGTTGGCTCGCTCATATGGGATGGATTAATGCGTGGTCTTGTGATTGGACTTGCCGGAATCGGGCTTTCGATGACATATAGTATTTTGAACTTCGCCAATTTCGCACATGGCGATTATATTACCGCTGGAGCGTTTTCTGGATGGGCAACAACATATCTCATTGCTGGACTCGGTCGAGCGGATGTCGGAGCATTATTATTAGTTGGTGCTGGCGGATCGGTTTTCGGCGGAACGCTTGGAATCAATGTTATTGGAACGCCGTTCGCGATTATTGCAGGTATTATTGTTGCTGGAATTGCGGCAGTCGGATTAACGCTTGCAGTCGATAAGATTGCATACAAACCAATCCGGGATGAAAGTGGTATTGCACTCCTCATCACGAGTGTTGGAGTCGCATTCGCTCTTCGATATTTGATGCAGTTTGTATTCGGTCCGAGCGTTCGTGGAACGACAAGTCAACCGGCATCTCTATCACTGTATTTCATTGATGGCGTTGTTCGCGTGAACACCCACGATGCCGCACTCATAATTATTGGTGGTGCATTGATGCTTGGCGTTCATTTGCTCTTGCAACGAACTAAACTTGGAAAGGCAATGCGAGCGATGTCTGATAATGAGGATCTCGCTCGTGTAACAGGGATTCCAACAGAGCAGGTCGTTCGGTCAGTCTGGGTTATTGGTGGGGGACTAACTGGGATTGCAGGATATATGTTTATTCTCTGGAAGGGAACACTTGGATTCAATGACGGATGGTTGCTTCTTCTGTTGATCTTCGCAGCCGTTATTCTCGGTGGGATCGGCTCAATCTACGGTGCAATCACTGGTGGATTAGTAATCGGACTGACGGCATCTGTCTCGGTGATTTGGATTCCATCAACATTCGCCCGTGCAACTGCGTTTATTATGATGATTGTGATTCTTCTTGTGAAACCATCTGGTATTTTCTCCGGGAGGTCAACCGCATGA
- a CDS encoding branched-chain amino acid ABC transporter permease, which translates to MSTTTLPDSLTRRVPGGDAGIIIATLAATYLAYVLIGIGLGYSLRGQLNTIAVLTFYIGVFAMLALALNLHWGYTGLFNIGIVGFMAVGIYVMALVSKPVYQAGGASQVGGLGLPVIIGIIAGMIAASLLGLLIALPALRLRADYLAIVTIAMSEIVRFSFLSGQFQQFNLAGRRVGFGGGSGLILDYTDPLESFFSFFGLWDAYLGLVETVGIIIPNNPKPVVDGLVYGVVLLSFVGLYFWLLKRTGESPFGRVLKAIREDEEAASSLGKDTNGFKIKAFMLGCALMGLAGILWFMRSGAVTPNTFRPRITFFVWIALIIGGAGSNTGSVLGGAIFAALLYQGPRYLKNLLDTVLPSASSPSSFGPAIAPLISNLDITPLLFYTIDNIRQLQLVFMGVVLIWLMHNRPEGLLGHRTETASPITLSAPIAQTVASESRSTTADADTDPDPDATEDIAPDGGSNSTTDSNNGGINSNE; encoded by the coding sequence ATGAGTACAACAACACTCCCTGATAGTCTGACTCGACGAGTCCCAGGTGGTGATGCCGGTATTATTATTGCCACACTTGCAGCAACATACCTCGCATATGTGCTTATTGGCATCGGGCTTGGGTACTCACTCCGTGGGCAATTAAACACAATCGCAGTTTTGACCTTCTATATTGGCGTGTTTGCGATGCTTGCGCTTGCATTGAATCTACACTGGGGATACACTGGATTATTCAATATCGGGATTGTTGGATTCATGGCTGTCGGAATCTATGTGATGGCGCTGGTTTCAAAACCAGTGTATCAGGCTGGTGGCGCCTCACAGGTCGGCGGGCTTGGACTTCCAGTCATCATTGGAATTATTGCCGGCATGATCGCTGCGAGTCTTCTTGGGCTCCTGATTGCGCTTCCTGCACTCAGACTTCGGGCAGATTATCTCGCGATTGTGACGATTGCAATGTCTGAGATTGTTCGATTTTCATTTCTTTCTGGACAATTTCAACAATTCAATCTTGCTGGTCGTCGTGTTGGCTTTGGTGGTGGTTCAGGGCTTATTCTTGATTACACTGACCCACTCGAGTCATTCTTCAGTTTCTTTGGGCTCTGGGATGCATATCTCGGACTTGTTGAGACAGTTGGAATTATCATTCCGAATAATCCCAAACCGGTCGTTGATGGACTCGTGTATGGTGTTGTGTTGCTTTCGTTTGTCGGGCTGTATTTCTGGTTATTGAAACGAACTGGTGAGTCGCCGTTCGGTCGAGTTCTAAAGGCAATTCGGGAAGATGAAGAAGCAGCAAGTTCGCTCGGCAAGGACACAAACGGATTCAAAATAAAGGCGTTCATGCTTGGATGCGCGTTGATGGGTCTTGCTGGAATCCTTTGGTTCATGCGAAGCGGGGCTGTCACTCCGAATACCTTCCGTCCACGCATTACATTCTTTGTTTGGATTGCGCTGATTATTGGGGGTGCGGGATCAAATACCGGAAGTGTGCTTGGTGGTGCAATCTTCGCGGCGCTATTATATCAGGGTCCACGATATCTCAAGAATCTTCTCGATACAGTATTGCCGAGTGCCAGTTCACCGTCGAGCTTTGGTCCTGCAATTGCACCATTGATTTCAAATCTCGATATTACTCCACTACTATTCTACACGATTGATAACATCAGACAACTTCAATTGGTATTCATGGGTGTCGTTCTTATTTGGCTCATGCATAATCGCCCAGAGGGACTTCTCGGTCATCGAACAGAAACCGCCTCACCAATCACACTGAGCGCACCAATCGCACAGACAGTTGCAAGCGAAAGCAGATCAACAACTGCCGACGCTGATACCGACCCAGACCCTGACGCAACTGAGGATATCGCCCCTGATGGTGGGAGTAATTCGACAACCGATAGCAATAATGGGGGTATCAATTCAAATGAGTGA